The following proteins are co-located in the Manihot esculenta cultivar AM560-2 chromosome 9, M.esculenta_v8, whole genome shotgun sequence genome:
- the LOC110622856 gene encoding dnaJ protein P58IPK homolog translates to MRKGMDMARLRWRVAVDGVACRGVAYTVFILHFVFLCQLLLLQPLVSASDGKSGNVAELFEKVERSVKVKRYSEALDDLNAAIEADPTLSEAYFRRASILRQLCRYEESEKSYTKFLELKPRHKTAEKELSQLHQAQSALDTAYTLFGSGDYAKSLEYVDKVVLVFSPACSKVKLLKVRLLLAVKDYSAAISETGYILKEDESNLEALLLRGRAYYYLADHDVASKHFQKGLRLDPEHSELKKAYFGLKNLLKKTKSAEDNVNKGKLRVAVDDYKAALAMDPDHLAYNVHLHLGLCKVLVKLGRGKDALNSCNEALNIDGELLEGLVQRGEAKLLIEDWEGAVQDLKAAAEKSPKDMDIRETLMRAEKALKMSKRQDWYKILGVSKTASISEIKRAYKKLALQWHPDKNVDNREEAEAKFREVAAAYEVISDEDKRGRYDRGEDLEEMGMGGGGPFGGGGQQFTFQFEGGFPGGFGGFDGGFPGGFQFHF, encoded by the exons ATGAGGAAGGGAATGGATATGGCGAGATTGCGGTGGAGGGTGGCGGTGGATGGTGTGGCATGCAGAGGAGTGGCGTATACAGTATTTATACTTCATTTTGTGTTCCTTTGCCAGCTCTTACTTCTTCAACCTCTCGTTTCTGCTTCAG atGGTAAAAGTGGAAATGTTGCGGAGTTATTTGAAAAGGTGGAGCGAAGTGTAAAGGTTAAGCGTTATAGCGAGGCACTTGATGATCTAAATGCAGCCATTGAAGCTGATCCAACACTATCAGAAGCATATTTTCGTCGCGCTTCTATTCTTCGTCAGCTATGCAG ATATGAAGAATCAGAAAAGAGCTATACAAAATTTCTGGAACTGAAACCAAGGCATAAAACAGCAGAAAAGGAGCTTTCTCAATTGCATCAGGCTCAGAGTGCTTTGGATACTGCTTATACTCTTTTTGGTTCAGGCGATTATGCAAAATCTCTGGAATACGTAGATAAAGTTGTACTTGTTTTTTCGCCGGCATGCTCAAAG GTTAAACTCCTAAAAGTTAGATTATTGCTAGCAGTCAAAGACTATTCTGCTGCCATTTCTGAAACTGGTTATATTCTCAAGGAAGATGAATCTAATCTAGAGGCATTATTGCTCCGTGGCCGTGCTTACTACTATTTAGCAGATCATGATGTTGCTTCAAA GCATTTCCAAAAAGGTCTTCGTCTTGATCCAGAACATAGTGAGCTGAAGAAAGCatattttggattaaaaaatttactcaaGAAGACTAAAAGC GCAGAAGATAATGTAAATAAGGGCAAGTTGCGTGTTGCAGTAGATGACTATAAAGCAGCTCTTGCAATGGACCCTGATCATCTTGCATATAATGTTCATCTCCATCTCGGCTTGTGTAAGGTATTGGTCAAGCTTGGCAGGGGCAAAGATGCTTTGAATAGCTGCAATGAAGCACTTAACATTGATGGGGAGCTTCTTGAAGGTTTAGTTCAG AGGGGTGAAGCTAAACTCTTAATAGAGGACTGGGAAGGAGCTGTTCAAGATCTCAAAGCAGCAGCTGAGAAATCACCTAAG GATATGGATATACGAGAAACATTAATGCGAGCAGAGAAAGCTTTAAAGATGAGCAAACGGCAAGATTGGTACAAGATTTTGGGAGTATCGAAGACTGCCTCTATATCTGAAATCAAGCGTGCCTATAAAAAACTTGCTTTGCAATGGCATCCAGATAAGAATGTTGATAatagagaagaagcagaagccaAGTTCCGAGAAGTTGCTGCAGCATATGAG GTTATTAGTGATGAAGATAAGCGTGGAAGATATGATAGAGGAGAAGACTTGGAAGAAATGGGAATGGGTGGTGGAGGCCCCTTTGGTGGTGGAGGGCAACAATTCACATTTCAGTTTGAAGGAGGCTTTCCTGGGGGCTTTGGCGGATTTGATGGTGGTTTTCCTGGTGGTTTTCAATTCCATTTTTGA
- the LOC110622855 gene encoding zinc finger protein JACKDAW has product MQMMSDDAFSIPSSIPGFAPQQQINANPNPKPNSNHAPKKKRNLPGTPDPDAEVIALSPKTLMATNRFICEICNKGFQRDQNLQLHRRGHNLPWKLKQRTNKEVRKKVYLCPVKTCVHHDPSRALGDLTGIKKHYSRKHGEKKWKCEKCSKKYAVQSDWKAHSKTCGTREYKCDCGTLFSRKDSFITHRAFCDALAEESARINSAAATSLNFRNDTVNLPHHGGSGRGVQEISGISQFSSSGFRPDFNGLPSLNADQQKSGLSLWLNQANPEINPADILVNHSNLYASPSSTGLPEMMQIRSNLYGSSSTTKFGNLTLTGLPHGLKEEGGGNKPNIVMDSLPSLYSDNHQHKQSKPAASMSATALLQKAAQMGSTRSNQSFLGSNNCGLMSSSSSSNSTNLTTLSENRNEQLHQVFQNVNKQPAESNLTVTKSSAPMGDAVMVVSSGLDQVVMQSTVKQNDHPVQLKLRPGSNSIQSGLTRDFLGMSDQSGRPFLPQELAKFVSMSSAMGLSQFTSNP; this is encoded by the exons ATGCAAATGATGTCTGATGATGCTTTCTCCATTCCTTCTTCCATTCCAGGGTTTGCTCCTCAACAACAGATCAAtgcaaaccctaaccctaaaccTAATTCTAATCATGCTCCCAAGAAGAAGAGAAATTTGCCTGGAACACCTG ATCCAGATGCTGAAGTTATTGCTTTATCCCCGAAGACTCTCATGGCTACAAACCGATTCATATGCGAAATATGCAATAAAGGTTTTCAAAGAGACCAAAACTTGCAGCTTCATCGGAGAGGTCACAATCTTCCATGGAAGCTAAAGCAAAGGACCAACAAAGAAGTCAGAAAGAAAGTGTATCTATGCCCAGTAAAGACCTGCGTTCACCATGATCCATCGAGAGCTCTCGGCGATCTCACGGGAATAAAAAAGCATTACAGCCGGAAACATGGAGAGAAGAAATGGAAGTGTGAGAAGTGTTCAAAGAAATATGCAGTTCAATCTGACTGGAAAGCTCACTCCAAGACTTGTGGGACTAGAGAATATAAATGTGATTGTGGGACTTTATTTTCCAG GAAAGATAGCTTTATCACCCATAGAGCCTTTTGTGATGCCTTAGCTGAAGAAAGTGCAAGAATCAATTCAGCTGCAGCAACCAGCCTAAATTTCAGAAATGATACAGTTAATTTGCCTCATCATGGAGGTTCAGGCCGTGGAGTTCAAGAGATTTCTGGCATTTCCCAATTCAGTTCCTCAGGTTTTAGACCGGATTTCAATGGCTTGCCCTCTCTAAATGCTGATCAACAAAAGTCTGGATTGTCCCTGTGGCTAAATCAGGCAAATCCTGAGATCAATCCTGCTGATATTTTGGTTAATCATTCTAATCTTTATGCATCTCCAAGTTCAACTGGCTTGCCTGAGATGATGCAAATAAGATCAAATCTTTATGGTTCATCATCCACCACCAAATTTGGTAACTTGACCTTAACAGGACTGCCTCATGGACTTAAAGAAGAAGGAGGTGGAAATAAGCCTAATATTGTAATGGATTCATTGCCTTCTCTCTACTCCGATAATCATCAGCATAAGCAATCAAAGCCAGCTGCTTCCATGTCCGCCACTGCTCTGCTTCAAAAGGCAGCTCAAATGGGTTCTACAAGAAGCAATCAATCTTTCCTTGGAAGCAACAATTGTGGACTAATGAGCTCTTCCTCTTCATCCAATTCAACCAACCTCACCACTCTCAGTGAGAACAGAAACGAGCAGCTGCACCAAGTTTTCCAAAATGTTAACAAGCAACCTGCAGAAAGTAATTTAACAGTAACAAAGAGTAGTGCACCTATGGGCGACGCTGTAATGGTCGTATCAAGTGGTCTTGATCAAGTTGTGATGCAATCTACAGTAAAACAAAATGATCACCCAGTTCAGTTGAAGCTGCGACCAGGTTCAAATTCCATACAAAGTGGTTTAACCAGAGATTTTCTTGGCATGAGTGATCAATCTGGGCGCCCATTTTTACCCCAAGAGTTAGCTAAATTTGTTTCAATGAGCTCAGCTATGGGTCTAAGTCAATTCACTAGCAATCCCTGA